Part of the Camelus bactrianus isolate YW-2024 breed Bactrian camel chromosome 6, ASM4877302v1, whole genome shotgun sequence genome, TATGTGTATATTGGTAGCAAGAATAGAATCAGATTTCATAATGCAGTGTTGGGAATGGggagagaatttttttgtttgtaccACTTGGGGTGGGAGTAAGTCCTTGGCTAAGGCAGAAGCTTAAATTCAGAGCAGTTATAGGctggtattatttattattattacaggcTAGTGTCTCAActcaatttaaaatgtaattttttaaaaagtaacacataTTTACTGATGTATGTATTCAGTAATACATCCTAAAAACCTTCAGACATTATAAATGGAGTATCCTTCACACTTCCGTTGGTTGGCCTGTTCCCCACAGGCATTCTTTCTTACCAGTTGCTTGTATATCCTTCTAGGCtgtatttatgcatatataatcATATGTAAAAATAGCTTTTTTAACTGCAAATATTAGCATACTATATATACTGTTTGTACATACCTTAACATACTTTTGACATCCTTCCACATTAGTATgtaagcagtgtttctcaaaggggCATTATTAGCATTTAGGTGAGGGAATTCTTAGTAGCGTACACGGTCCTCTGCATGTAGGTTCCTTGCCCCTactctttctgttcccaaaatgccgGTAATGTCTTCTAGTCATTTTTTTATTACTGTGTTCTATGTATTTGCTGTTCTTCTCTGCTTCCTTTGCATTCTGCTTATTTGGTTATTCCTTTCTCTACCTGGCCTAGGTGTATTTTGTAGTTTGCAAATCTCTGCACATATCTGATAGGGCCTGTAACTTTCTCATGATATTTTTGGATTCTGTAGCTCTTCCTGAGAgctgtttctcctttcttttgaCATGAGGTAGTCCATTGCCACTCTTGCTGGATCTGTTCTTAAGCAGTGAGTAGACCCATAGCAGACACATCACATCTGTTCTTAAGAGCCGCATGACAAAAAATTTTGTGGTTCTCTTAATTGAACAGATAACTCTAGAAAGGCATAAGAGAATGCTGTTTTTATATTTCAGTTGTAGTTCAGAATCAGCTTTTGAATTGGAAGAATGAGGGCTGTAAGGCAGATGATCTGATGTAGTTTTACTGGTCTCTTTGTAAGGTATATATTAGACTGTTTGTAGAAATTTGAGGCTCTTACTTTAAAGTAGATTCCATAATGTTGAATGAAGCGTAGAGAACTGTCCCACTTCTGGGATTTTGGAGGAAGAGCATTAAATACAAATACAACAGAacataaaatgtctttaaaaatcacCTGTAGCTATATCTTTAGGAACGTTAGGTTTGAGAGAGCGGAACCTAGTCTGCACTCAGGTTACAAggtaaaggaaggaaaggagcgTTCTTTCTTGGGTCAAGAAAAGGTTTCATGTTCTGACAGAAGCCATTAATaagggaaattatttttatgaggGAAAAGAAGCCTTTTATTTTCTAGTTAGAGAGGACAAACTTTAGAGTCATTGAGTGttgatttttgcctttttgtctGTGGCTGTTAGTGATGAGTTAGGGAGTGGAAGTGAAGACAGCTGGGAGACTTGGGGTGTTTTGAGAAGTGTGTTTtgtggaagggaaggaggtggagggcagcagtgggagtggggttggaaaGGCTCTCAAATGGGAAAGTTTTTTTATAAAGaagttggagctagaaaatgAACTTATAGTTGTTGCGTCTTGTCTAGGGTTATAGAAATGTTTTTCTTGAACCTGCAAAAAAATTGTAGCTGAATGAAGGCTGTggctttttgaattttatgtatTATTGCTGAGGTATTATTCAATAATGTTTCCAACATGGACCTTCCAAAAATAGATTCCcaagttttatatatgtatatttttaatcttttggtgTTTCTTCTTCCAGTTGACAGTAcgtgttgtttttttcccttttatcattTAAGGAAGAACTCCAAGTATCACTTTCAAAATTGAATGATGAGTATGAAGTAATTAAAAGTAAGGCTATGAGAGACATAGACTTGGATTCAGAATTACATAATTTAAGACTTAATTTGGAAGCAAAGGAACAAGAACTAAATCAGAGCATTACTGAAAAGGAAGTGCTAATAGCAGAGTTAGAAGAATTGGATAAACAGAACCAAGAGGCTACAAAGGTAacaatatattaaattatattttaaaatacattaaagacAGTATGGCAGCATGTGTTACTCAGTAGACTGAACACTGGATTAATAATCAAAACtgtcatttaatttttgtgatCTAATTAATATTTTAGTTAATGCTTTAGTCATAGAGGTGGGCAAACTTTTTTTATAAAGTGTTAGATAGTAAGTATTTTTGGCTGTGCAGGCCATGTAGTCTCAGTTgcagctactcagctctgctgttgtccTGTATAGACAAGTAAACATGGCTCTGTTCCAGTAaaactatttacaaaaacaggtggcaggcaTGATTTGGCCTATGGGCTACACTTTGTTGTCTCCCTGGTCCCATGTTTAAGAATTGAAAATAAACAACACATATCTTTTACTTTCTTTGCTTCTAAGTTCTAATCTCTAACATGATAAAATAGATTTGCTGTATGATAATTAGTAAATAATTTTGTGGGacattttaaagaagttttatGAAGGATTAGAAATGTCTGAGGATTATTATTCTGTTATGTGtggcattttataaaattttctttaggtACTAAAATGAGAGAATGTGTTAAAGTGACCatgcaaattaatttttcttccagCACATGATTTTGATCAAAGATCAACTATCAAGACAACAAAGTGAGGGAGATAATGCCATTAGTAAGctgaaaaaagatttaaatgatgaaaaaaagaGAGTTCATCAACTGGAAGATGATAAAATGAACATGACTAAAGAGTTAGAcatgcagaaagaaaaattaattcaaagtgaGCTGGTTCTAAATGATTTACATTTAACCAAGCAGAAGCTTGAAGATAAAGTAGGCGATTTAGTAGATCAGCTaaataaatcacacacacagaATTTAAACATCCAGAAGGAGAACTTTGAACTCCAGGAACATATTAAGCAAAAGGAGGAGGAGCTTTCTAGAGTCAGGGAAGAGttaactcagtttcttcatcaagaCTCTAACAGTAATTTTAAAGATGACTTACTTAAAGAAAGGGAAGCTGAAATCAGAAACTTAAAGCAAAACCTTTCAGAAGTGGAACAGCtcaatgaaaatttaaagaaagctGTTTTTGAGCTCAAAACAGAAAACGGAAAGTTGAATTTAGCTTGTGAAGATGTAAGACATCAGTTGGAAGAATCTACTGCTGGTAACAGTCAGGCTTCTCTGGATAAAGATGCTATTGTGAAGGCTGTAAAACTGGAGAAACGACAGTTAGAAGCAGAATTGTGCTGGGCTGAAAAGAGGCTTTTGGAAGAAGCAAGCAAGTTTGAGCAAACCATCAAAGAACTGTCAGAGGCAAGTAATTTGAGCACCTCTGCTTTACAGCTGGAACATGAGCGTTTAATTAAACTCAATCAAGAGAAAGACTTCGAAATAGCAGAACTCAGAAAGAATATTGAGCAGATGGATACTGATCACAAAGAAACTAAGAAAGTTTTGTCATCTAGTTTAGAAGAGCAGAAGCAATTGACCCAACTTGTAAGTGAGAAagaaatttgtattaaaaaactTAAAGAGAGGGGCTCAGAGCTTCAGGATGAGTTAGATAAATTGACTCAGgtcttaaagaaaaatgaaattttgaggCAAACCAtagaggaaaaagacagaaacctTGGAtcaatgaaagaagaaaacaatcatCTGAAAGAAGAGCTGGAACGACTCAGGGAACAGCAGAGTCGCGCAGCACCTATGGCTGAGCCCAAACCTATTGATAGTATTACAGAACTGGAGTCTGAGGTGTCTCAGCTGAATGTTATAAAGGATAGTcttgaagaggaaataaaacatcATCAAAAGATAATTGAAGatcaaaaccagagtaaaatacaGCTGCTTCAGTCTTTACAGGAGCAGAAGAAGGAAATGGATGAGATTAAATACCAGCATGAACAGATGAGTGTCACACACACCCAGCTCTTCTTagagaaagatgaggaaattaagactTTGCAAAAAACAATCGAACAAATCAAAACTCAGTTGCGTGAAGAAAGACAAGATGTTCCAACAGAGAATTCCGTTATTTTTCAAGAAACAAAAGTTCAGGGCCTTAATATAGAAAATGGGAGTGAAAAGCACGATTTATCAAAAGCTGAAACGGAAAGATTagtaaaaggaataaaagaacgAGAATTGGAGATTaaacttctaaatgaaaagaatatatcttTAACAAAACAGATTGACCAGCTGTCCAAAGATGAGGTGGGTAAACTAACTCAGATTATCCAGCAGAAAGATGTGGAGATTCAGGCTCTTCACGCGAGAATCTCTTCAGCTTCCTACCCCCAGGATGTTGTTTACCTTCAGCAGCAGCTGCAGGCCTATGCTATGGAACGGGAGCAAGTGTTAGCTGTGTTGAGTGAGAAGACTAGGGAAAACAGCCATCTGAAAACAGAGTATCACAAGATGATGGATATAGTTGCTGCCAAAGAAGCAGCTCTCAATAAGCTGCAAGACGAAAATAAAACATTGTCCACTAGATTCGAAAGTAGTGGCCAAGATATGTTTAGAGAAACAGTTCAGAATTTGTCACGTATTATTCGAGAAAAAGACATTGAAATAGATGCATTAAGTCAGAAATGTCAGACCTTATTGGCAGTCTTGCAAACATCCAACACCGGTAATGAGGTTGGAAGCGTTAACAGTAATCAGTTTGAGGAGCTTCTGCAGGAACGCGATAAGTTGAAACAGCAGGTAAAGAAGATGGAAGAGTGGAAGCAGCAGGTGATGACGACGGTGCAGAACATGCAGCACGAGTCAGCTCAGCTCCAGGAAGAGCTGCACCAACTTCAGGCACAAGTTTTGGTCGACAGTGATAATAACTCTAAATTACAAGTGGACTATACTGGCCTGATCCAAAGCTACGAGCAGAATGAAACCAAACTCAAAAATTTTGGTCAAGAACTAGCTCAAGTTCAGCACAGCATAGGGCAGCTTTGCAATACCAAAGACCTTCTTCTAGGAAAACTCGATATTATTTCACCTCAGCTCTCCTCTGGATCGTCGCTTACTTCCCAGTCAGCAGAGCCTCCTAGAGCTGGTAAGTCTGATGTATCGAGTGAGTCTTCTAAACAAGAAATAGAAGAGCTAAGAAAATCACTGCAGGAAAAAGATGCGACAATTAGAACTCTCCAGGAAAATAATCACAGATTGTCTGATTcgattgctgcgaactcagagctAGAAAGACAAGAACATGAACAAACCGATTCAGAAATTAAGCAACTGAAGGAGAGACAAGATGTTTTACAAAAGTCACTAAAGGAAAAAGACCTCTTAATCAAAGCCAAAAGTGATCAGttactttctttaaatgaaaatatcacaAACAAGGTGAGTGAAAATGAACTTTTGAGGCAGGCAGTAACAAACCTAAAGGAGAGAACACTAATTTTAGAAATGGACATTTGTAAactgaaagaggaaaatgaaaaaatagtggAAACTTCcagggaaaaggaaacagagtaTCAAGCATTGCAGGAGACTAATATGAAGTTGTCTATGATGCTGCGAGAAAAAGAGTTTGAGTGCCATTCGTTGAAGGAGAAGGCTCTTGCTTGTGAGCAACTACTGAAAGAAAAAGAGCAGGTATGTTCTGGGCAGTGTTGCAGAGGGAGGTTGGGGGGAGAGGAGATATCTTAGTGTGCTGCTTTATTGATGTTATTTTTGAAGGgaaataatgaatttatttacctAGAAATATTTTGAGGCTTTATGATTCATTCTAAATAAATTTTCCTGAGAGGCATCTGGAAGTTTCTTTCTCAAATTACtagatatttccaaatatttttagtgCTAGATTAGTTTTAGGCCTACTTCAGTAGCTACTAGTAATGGTTAACATGTTAGAGATTCTTAAATGTAAAGGGGAGCTCTGTGAAATAATGCTACCTCTTTGACAACCATCTGAAGTAAGAAATATGTTTTACTTTGTGATACAGTAAGTACttgtgcgggtgtgtgtgtgtgtgtgtgtgtgtgtgtaaaaaactGACAGAAGTTTCAGAAATCAAAAATTACCCTTGCTACATGTGATGCTCTATTTAAAAAAGTGCTGGATGACccattaaattgatttttatgcATCAATTAGTCACATCGTGATATCTGAAAAAGTGTTAGCCGTGATTAGTACTTTTCAGAGTAGGCTTAGTAAATATTCCAATTTCTGTTCTGTCACTGGTGTGACTTTGGGTGTGTTTTTACCTTATTGGTTTgtttattcagccataaaatggaagGGTATAGCAgttaaaatgtcagtttttgatagatttacatttttacatgCAGTTGATACTGATTTTAATAAGAATGTATTGAAGACCTAATACATCATACTATGATCAAAGCTTTGGGCtctttttactctgctttctgtaCTCTGAGTAGTAGAACCTTGTAAAAGAAATGAGGCAGAACGATGGAATAGTCACAAGTGCTTGTTGAGTGTTTACATGCTGCCACGCACAAGGTACAAAATGATTTAACTTCTTTTTCCATTTAAGTTCTCTTTTAAGAGTCTTGGATTAAAGTTTGGGAATGCTTGGTGTAGTTTTCACTTGATAAGAAAATTCTCACCCCGTTTCCCCTTTTTGCCATCTGATTAAACAGGTACACTAATGTGCTGAGGTGTGCACCTCCTTTCAGGAACAGCTTTTTAGCATCTTAGGGTCCTGGTCTGTGCTTGGTATGAAAGAGACTCTTAGAGAGGGGCTGCTTTCTATTGCTCACTAACCAAAATTGGGTGTAGTCTCTCAGGGCCTGTAAGACTATAATAGAGGAATGCAGAATAATGAAgtattctttttatatgttttttccttttgtagtttTAGCATCTTGTACAGtttaattctgtttcattgacaTGTATAGATCTAAAGTGTGTAGATTTAATTAAGGCTTACCTACTTTTCAAGAAGTTTCCTAGGTTAGTTAAGTTGTTCTTAAGTATTGTATTACTTGAGGGTAATTAGTGTAAACTGATTAATTTCTGTATAATTGAAGAGtacctttattatattttaaatataataaataacatttttctttaggGAGAAAGAGGTATTCTCAATAGGAGATCCTCAACTCTTTAATTTTCAAGcatttgttctttctctaatacgaaaaaatttttaactgaaaagcaatttggaaaataaatagcCTCTTTTTCTGGGAGGGCTTGTTGAGATAAAAGAAACAGATGGTTTTATGTTTTGGTTTCAATGATTTGTCCTGGGGAAGTgttagatactttaaaaaatggaaagtttacataaaaatgtaaaaataataccaATCTATAAATAGATTCAGATGATATGCATatttcaaacagaaaaaagagTTGGCTGTAAACAGCCTGCtacttttttgtgcttttttagAATTCCAGCTATCATCTTAAATTCATGGCCCTACTTTTGCAGTGAAGGGTTATCCTTTTTCCTGCTGTCTTTAATGCATTGCACTTGTATGGAATGCATTCAGGAATAATTGTACTTGTATGGAATGCATTcaggaataaaattttgccacagCCCAGCAAGATATCATTCCAGAGTTGCTTTTGTTAAATTGTTGccaaaatgttcttttaaaataggCTGTGCATGTAGAGTgacttccctttctcttctctgccaGTAACTTGACACTGTTATTTCTCTAACAACAGTTGCATGTgcctgatgaatggataaatacatacacatacacacacacagcacacacacactctttgtGGCTAATTTGGGGGTTTGTGAATGCTTTATTTTATAGGGTAAATTTGAAGAGATTGTGTCCTTTGagttctttttaaaacctttgaaataaacttttaaagaataGTTTTATATTgttagaaaagttgcaaagatagtggAGAATTCCCATATACCTCAAATTCAATTTCCCTTATTTTTAGCATCTTTGCATTACTGTGGTACATTTGCAACaactaatgaaccaatattgatacattactattaactaaagttcttactttttttgaattttcttaatttttcagcaaatgtccttttcttgttccaggatcccatctaGGAAAGCACACATTATATGTATTTCATCATCATGTGTCCTTAGGCTCCTTTAGACTGTGACGGTTTCTCAGACATTCCTTGTTTTTGATGTCCTTGACATagttaattgtatttttaattaattgatgaagaaatgtcttttttaaaatgtattttcctttaaagctaaagttattttttctaaaaGGGCAAGACTGGAGAATTAAATCAGCTTTTAAATGCGGTTAAGTCTATGCAGGAGAAGACAGTTACGTTTCAGCAGGAGAGAGATCAAGTCATGTTGGCCctgaaacagaaacaaatggaaaacacTGCTCTACAGAATGAGGTATACTTTTGCTTTAAAGAAACACTGATTCAAACACTAAGCTTAATAACTGTTGAGAAAACTATAAAGATTATCAATTAAAATGAACTTCTCTTAGGTGGTTTTTCTTACTCTTCCTCTGATATGCTGTAGTAGGATTTTGATCTCCCAaggtgcattttatttcagttttcaaaagCGAAACCATGATCTAAtcgttatgttgtacacctaaaactaaattatacttcaagagaaaaaaaaaaagataacatatcTTGGGTATAAGGAAAATTTCCTacccataaaatatgaaaaaaatgagatttactGAAAAAGTGGCCTATCACAAAAAATCGTAGTACTTTGTACAATTCCATTTTCCATTATAGCCACAGGGAATAAGATCTTACAAAGTAAACCTTCCAAATGAATATTAAAGATGATTTCAGAAGACTTTTTCCTAGCATAAATACATCTTGCAATACGAGAAATTAATTAATACACTTAATACACTCCAGTAATGGGGAAAAGATTTGATAACAAAGTGCCTtgttggaggggaaaaaagggagcattttacagaaggaaaatgaaagaaatgtccTTTGCCTAGGTTCAACATTTACGTGACAAAGAATTACGCTTAAACCAGGAGCTAGAGAGATTGCGTAACCATCTTTTAGAATCAGAAGATTCTTATACCCGTGAAGCTTTGGCTGCAGAAGATAGAGAGGCTAAACTAAGAAAGAAAGTCACTGTATTGGAGGAAAAGCTAGTTTCATCCTCCAATGCAATGGAAAATGCAAGgtaactttttcatttttcttagtatTAACATTAACTGATGAACACTTCTGGAGTGTCAGACTCAGTAAGAATTTTTCATACGTTACCTCATTTTATTCTCACGAAATTCATTATCTCCGTTTTACAGACTAAGAAACTAAGGGTTAAAAGGTTTAGTAACCTTCCCAAGGTCAGGCACACAGGTGGACATGTAGGTTTTACAGTCAGATCTGTAGCCCTTACCCAGATCTGGCGTTCAAACTGAGGTTTTCCTGAATCTTAACCATTGTCCTGGATAATTGCTTCTGATCATTTTAGGAGACTAGGTTTAAATTCTGAACAATTTAATTAGCTTTGTCAGGTTTCCCGGGAACTAATttaatttatgtgatttttttttttttaaagtcaggtgATCTAAGGTTGAACAAAGTTTGGGTATTAGAAAGAAGAGAGCTGAGGAGGCAGCAAGGTAAAGATGTAGGTCAGTGTGTGTTAACTCCTGGCTTAGTAGAACTTTTGAGTGACCAAGTCcctgcttatatatttttaaatcttgtttctcgcaataaaaaattttttccttattacAAAAGCATTATATTTTCCACTTTAGGAAAATCACATaaaccaaaaagaacaaaaaaccacAGTCTCATGCGCTCAGAGAGAATCTTTTTTTGTGCCTTTGTGTGCttctgtatatgtgtatatatatatatattatgtattttttgaaagcagaatttatatttatactatTTTGTAACCTGCTTCTATCACTTAATGAATGTCAGTACGTTAAGCCATATGTTTCTGCAATATCATTTATGGCTACATAGTATACCATTGTTTGGATTTGCCTTAATTTCTCTAATCCAGTCATTTATTTTGGGGCATTTAGAGCGTTTCAACTTTTCAGAATTACTAAGAGTGCTGTCATTATAACCCCAAATAGGTATTGTTGTGTTGGTGATAGATTATTTCCTTAGTGTAAATATTTAGAATTGGGAATTCTGGTTCAAAAGGGTTTCTTTAAACTTTTGAGATGTACTGCTAACtaattttccagaaaaattttGTCCGTTTCCATTCCCATTAGttgtgtgtgtctttttatttatctttttactaTGGGTGATGCTGAGGGAAATAATAAGGAAATAGTAGATATTATCTCTGTCTGCAAAGATTATAGGCCAGGAGAGTTAACACTTCTGAGGGTGAACACCTCACCCTCCTTTGTAAGATATGTTATTCAGACTCAGAAGAAAAACTtgtttaaaatgagaattaaaagagtgagtgaacatttgtgtatgtgtttcaCATTGGCAGAAATATCAAAACATCCTCAGTCTATAAAATTGATCATCTGTCCTTTCAATTTTCAGGCCCTTGTTTTCTCTAATTAAAACAGTTTCTAGTCTCTGCCTCCTTTCATTTACCATTTAAATTAACTTTCAGAATGACCTTTGTTAGGTAGGGCTGTGATCTTGTTACTCCTTTCTTCAAAACCAGGGTAGATGTGGATGAATTTGTCCCAGGATGTCTACCACCTTAACCTTATTTCTCAGTATCATCTACATCCAACCAAAACTGTTACTTAGTTCTTCAGATAGagctgttttcctattttttcttacacttttttatttcatattctttcttcctAAAGAGTGGGCCTGATCCCTAGTTAGTTTTTCTATTACTCCTGACTGTTCTTCAAATAGCGTTTCCTTCATAAAGAATGCTTTGTTTAGCACCCTAATGCTCAAATCTAAAATCAAACCCTAGTATCATGTTTTCCCCTTTGGACCTGCGTAATACTTTGAGTCTTTGATAGGGTACTTGTATTTTGCTTTTGGGTATAGGTAATTGTTGACTCGTCTTACACTTTCTCTCACCCAGTGAAATGTAAGGTTACTGGAGCCGGTGTGGGGGGAGTGGTTAGGAATGACACAATTTATTCATACCCTTCCCATTGTGTATATTCTTACAGATAGTTTcatagatgttcagtaaatatttgttgtataAGTAACTTAAATCTACAAACCAGATTATGGTGTTTTGAGCCTTTAACAATAGTACCATCACgtatttattaactttttgaATGACATCACAGctcatttcatccttacaatTACCCTTTGAGTGATTTACTAGCCAGCAAAGTTGAGTCCAAGGCACATAGGGCAGAGTTCAGTCGTCTGGTTATCAGTTTACTGCTCTTTCCACAAGAGGGTGCTATTGGGTAAAGTTTCTTCAAAGTGAGCAGCTCTTAATGAGCTTTAATGGGCTGGTCTGAATAAGAATTTAACTGGATATTAAAAAACCAGAAAAGGCTATTGCAGTATTTCGTATGTAATCATTATACCTTAAAGAAGTATATCAATGATATAAGACTGGACTCTATAAATCTCTCAGGGATGTCTGATTTATTATTTGGGGCAGGTGTAGAGGTTGTTTTTTTAGGCAGAAAGAAAGACGGCAGTAAAAGATAATTAACTAGTAATCAGAGAAGTAAATCAGTAGGGTAGCCTTTGGAAAGTTGTAAGTTTACCAGGATTGCAAGTGTCAAAAGCAAGGGGAATAGAATCCTTAGAATGCATTTCTTGCTAGGTTGGAAGCTGGACAGAATGACTTCCAAGGTCCCTTACGATGTAACAATTTTCTGATAAATTGCATTGTAGAGTTTTAGCCTGGAAACACAGAGGTTGCAGGCTGTTTGTAAATTTTTCTTATGCTAACATTTCTTGTTTAGGCCaattctgtctttaaaatgacTGCCATTTATTCAAACTCACTTTCACAGGAAGGATGATTGAATTAACAAAAAACCAGGGAGAGCAAAGATCAGACGAACTCTTCAAATTGCTTTGAAATCTAACTTGAATTTAATGCAGTAAAATGTAGGGACCATCAGTTTAAtaaagaaagtagaatggtggttgctaagAAAAGGAGGGGTTACTGTTTAACGGGTGTGGAGTTTTGGCTAGGGAAGGTGGAAgaagttctagagatggatggcCATGATGGTTGTACAGCAGTTTGAATGTACTTagtaccactgaactgtacacttaaaaatggtgaaaatggtagatgttatgtatattttaccacaattgaaAAAAGGACATAGGAGGTGGTTTCATCTTATTGAAGTATTTAAATACTTTGAAATCTAACTTGCACTTATTGCAATAAAACGTAGGGAAGGTATTTCATCTTGTTAAAGTATCTAAATAGACACAGTTTGACTtctgttctttttgtttaaaGCCATCAAGCCAGTTTACAGGTAGAGTCATTGCAGGAACAGTTGAATATGGTAACCAAGCAAAGGGATGAAACCTCACTGCAGCTGTCTGTGTCTCGGGAACAAGTAAAGCAGTATGCTCTGTCACTCTCCAACCTGCAGATGGTCCTGGAGCACTTCCAGCAAGGTCAGTTGGATGGCTAGTCTTTCAGTGAAGAAAAGTTACTGTGCAGTTGACCCTGGAACAAAATGCGTGGGATAGGGATGCTGACCCCCCACGCAgtcaaaaatccatgtataacttttGAGTCTCCCCACACTCAATTCTTTTTAGCCTACTGTTGACCAGAAGCCTTACTGATAACATAAATAGTTGATTAACAcatttttttgtatattataGGTACTGTGTACTGTATTCTTACAATACagtaagctagagaaaagaaaatgttaagagaATCATAAGGAAGAGAAGATACATTTACTGTACTGTATTGATACCATGAGTTTATGTTGTCTGTTTATAAGATAAATTGTCTGTTAGTGCCTACATCAGTATTATATAATACAAAATACTGTAGCTGTTATACATATTACTAGTACTggacatcaaaaatgaaaaggtagtgtgaaaaagaaattcatatttatttataggtATAATGATTCATGCATTGATAATGAAGAAGCAGCAATATGATTGTTTTACGACAGCCTAGTATAATCGGTACAGTTCCTT contains:
- the TRIP11 gene encoding thyroid receptor-interacting protein 11 isoform X4, with translation MSYRTQLQQKEVEISHLKARQIALQDQLLKLQSTAPSGTSGVGGVPATTASSSFGYGLSHHASALHDDDMDFGDVISSQREINRLSNEVSRLESEVGHWRHIAQTSKAQGSDNPEQSEICKLQNIIKELKQNRSQEIDDHQHEMSVLQNAHQQKLTEIARRHREELSDYEERIEELENLLQQGGSGIAVTDHSKIHEMQQTIQVLQTEKVESTKKISELEDKVKDINEKLSSAENDRDVLTKEQERLSMENKQILGECERLKLECSELQPYAVKQNDAVRGRERGFPQSTSGQEEVFRLQQALSDAENEIKRLSNLNQDTGLGEDNMKLKMDVQVLEKENSLLNQEKEELQVSLSKLNDEYEVIKSKAMRDIDLDSELHNLRLNLEAKEQELNQSITEKEVLIAELEELDKQNQEATKHMILIKDQLSRQQSEGDNAISKLKKDLNDEKKRVHQLEDDKMNMTKELDMQKEKLIQSELVLNDLHLTKQKLEDKVGDLVDQLNKSHTQNLNIQKENFELQEHIKQKEEELSRVREELTQFLHQDSNSNFKDDLLKEREAEIRNLKQNLSEVEQLNENLKKAVFELKTENGKLNLACEDVRHQLEESTAGNSQASLDKDAIVKAVKLEKRQLEAELCWAEKRLLEEASKFEQTIKELSEASNLSTSALQLEHERLIKLNQEKDFEIAELRKNIEQMDTDHKETKKVLSSSLEEQKQLTQLVSEKEICIKKLKERGSELQDELDKLTQVLKKNEILRQTIEEKDRNLGSMKEENNHLKEELERLREQQSRAAPMAEPKPIDSITELESEVSQLNVIKDSLEEEIKHHQKIIEDQNQSKIQLLQSLQEQKKEMDEIKYQHEQMSVTHTQLFLEKDEEIKTLQKTIEQIKTQLREERQDVPTENSVIFQETKVQGLNIENGSEKHDLSKAETERLVKGIKERELEIKLLNEKNISLTKQIDQLSKDEVGKLTQIIQQKDVEIQALHARISSASYPQDVVYLQQQLQAYAMEREQVLAVLSEKTRENSHLKTEYHKMMDIVAAKEAALNKLQDENKTLSTRFESSGQDMFRETVQNLSRIIREKDIEIDALSQKCQTLLAVLQTSNTGNEVGSVNSNQFEELLQERDKLKQQVKKMEEWKQQVMTTVQNMQHESAQLQEELHQLQAQVLVDSDNNSKLQVDYTGLIQSYEQNETKLKNFGQELAQVQHSIGQLCNTKDLLLGKLDIISPQLSSGSSLTSQSAEPPRAGKSDVSSESSKQEIEELRKSLQEKDATIRTLQENNHRLSDSIAANSELERQEHEQTDSEIKQLKERQDVLQKSLKEKDLLIKAKSDQLLSLNENITNKVSENELLRQAVTNLKERTLILEMDICKLKEENEKIVETSREKETEYQALQETNMKLSMMLREKEFECHSLKEKALACEQLLKEKEQGKTGELNQLLNAVKSMQEKTVTFQQERDQVMLALKQKQMENTALQNEVQHLRDKELRLNQELERLRNHLLESEDSYTREALAAEDREAKLRKKVTVLEEKLVSSSNAMENASHQASLQVESLQEQLNMVTKQRDETSLQLSVSREQVKQYALSLSNLQMVLEHFQQEEKTKYSAELEKHKQLIAEWKKKAENLEGKLVSLQERLDEANAALDSASRLTEQLDLKEEQIEELKKQNELRQEMLDDVQKKLMNLVNSTEGKVDKVLMRNLFIGHFHTPKNQRHEVLRLMGSILGIKKEEMEQLLKEDQGGVTRWMTGWLGGGSKSVPNTPLRPNQQSLLNSSFSELFVKFLETESHPSIPPPKLSVHDMQPLDSPGRRRLDTSGPESFKETVESRSGRRTDVNPFLAPRSAAVPLINPAGLGPGGPGHLLLKPISDVLPTFTPLPVLPDNSAGAVLKDILKQ